A stretch of the Capsicum annuum cultivar UCD-10X-F1 chromosome 8, UCD10Xv1.1, whole genome shotgun sequence genome encodes the following:
- the LOC107840168 gene encoding type IV inositol polyphosphate 5-phosphatase 6 isoform X1: MVESIEILREPFGSFVSNLFKRWGDLDIFMELPNGSYSAGKKHKLSLLGDVLKALRAKVKMKLTPKQRVRIMLAHSKMKEWLKITDMENWGSLMNARLKLQEPTAEYIPRHRRGKLETLRTQYINTKEVRVTIDTWNMAGRLPNEDLEIDEWLFIFQEVGPLNAENVLGAENRRPVPKWEAIIRRTLNRMEEPETKLKSYSAPPSPVLRTSLLLA; encoded by the exons ATGGTTGAAAGCATAGAAATCCTGAGAG AGCCATTTGGATCTTTTGTATCAAACCTTTTCAAAAGATGGGGAGATCTTGATATTTTTATGGAGTTGCCCAATGGATCATATTCTGCTGGGAAGAAGCACAAACTAAGTCTACTAGGGGATGTTCTAAAAGCTCTGAGAGCTAAAG TGAAGATGAAGTTGACACCGAAACAAAGAGTGAGGATAATG CTTGCTCACTCAAAGATGAAAGAATGGTTGAAGATCACGGACATGGAAAACTGGGGAAGCTTAATGAATGCCAGACTCAAACTA CAGGAACCTACAGCTGAGTATATCCCGAGACACAGGAGAGGAAAATTAGAAACTTTGAGAACTCAATATATTAACACGAAAGAAGTGAG AGTTACCATCGACACTTGGAATATGGCGGGAAGACTTCCAAATGAGGATCTAGAAATTGATGAGTGGCTTTTTAT ATTTCAAGAGGTGGGCCCTTTGAATGCTGAAAATGTACTAGGAGCAGAAAATAGAAGGCCAGTTCCAAAATGGGAGGCAATCATCCGAAGAACGTTAAATAGGATGGAGGAACCTGAGACTAAGCTCAAGAGTTATAGTGCTCCGCCCTCTCCAGTTTTAAGGACTTCTCTGCTTCTGGCATAA
- the LOC107840168 gene encoding uncharacterized protein LOC107840168 isoform X2 has protein sequence MVESIEILREPFGSFVSNLFKRWGDLDIFMELPNGSYSAGKKHKLSLLGDVLKALRAKAKVYVFSEDEVDTETKSEDNACSLKDERMVEDHGHGKLGKLNECQTQTRMPDSNYTNLQLSISRDTGEEN, from the exons ATGGTTGAAAGCATAGAAATCCTGAGAG AGCCATTTGGATCTTTTGTATCAAACCTTTTCAAAAGATGGGGAGATCTTGATATTTTTATGGAGTTGCCCAATGGATCATATTCTGCTGGGAAGAAGCACAAACTAAGTCTACTAGGGGATGTTCTAAAAGCTCTGAGAGCTAAAG CTAAAGTGTATGTTTTTAGTGAAGATGAAGTTGACACCGAAACAAAGAGTGAGGATAATG CTTGCTCACTCAAAGATGAAAGAATGGTTGAAGATCACGGACATGGAAAACTGGGGAAGCTTAATGAATGCCAGACTCAAACTAGAATGCCAGACTCAAACTACAC GAACCTACAGCTGAGTATATCCCGAGACACAGGAGAGGAAAATTAG